The Nostoc sp. 'Lobaria pulmonaria (5183) cyanobiont' genome window below encodes:
- a CDS encoding GNAT family N-acetyltransferase produces MAARIKMTSLLPRNLSVVIRPVQYRDLDGIERITQESFAALTPKGAGFAISQMQRLRRWYGLLKFLSWFPNPLQYRLCAYVAEQGRILLGMVQVSPFNRTRSTWRIDQVLLERGVDKQGIGSQLLRHCFESILEARTWLLEVNINDIEALALYRQNGFQRLAEMTYWEIGPELLAELAQAEPDLPNLLPVSNADAQLLYQLDTASMPPLVRQVFDRNTRDFKTSLFGALTDAVMQWLTKTEVVSGYVFEPQRKAAIGYFQVQLDRKGEVPHAATLTVHPAYTWLYPELLSQLARIAQDFPQQGLQLASSDYQAEREEYLERIGAKRIEHTLVMSRSVWHKLRESKFVSLEGIQWTDMLQGLQPTRKPIPGGMSWIQPGKLPSSDKPLPSKPEPINFSVKNPSIETSPIAESADGQQEN; encoded by the coding sequence ATGGCGGCTCGAATTAAAATGACTTCATTACTTCCCAGAAACCTCAGCGTTGTTATTCGACCAGTCCAATACCGGGATCTGGATGGAATCGAGCGCATAACTCAAGAGTCATTCGCAGCCCTCACTCCCAAGGGAGCAGGTTTTGCCATCAGCCAGATGCAAAGGCTGCGTCGCTGGTATGGATTACTCAAATTTTTAAGTTGGTTTCCTAACCCGCTACAGTATCGCCTCTGTGCCTATGTCGCGGAGCAAGGGCGGATACTTTTAGGGATGGTTCAAGTGTCACCTTTTAACCGCACACGCAGTACTTGGCGGATCGATCAAGTGCTACTAGAACGTGGTGTCGATAAACAAGGAATTGGTTCGCAACTTTTGCGTCATTGTTTTGAGTCGATTTTAGAAGCTCGCACTTGGCTACTGGAAGTTAATATCAATGACATAGAGGCGCTGGCACTATATCGGCAAAATGGATTCCAGCGTCTGGCAGAAATGACATACTGGGAAATTGGGCCAGAATTACTGGCTGAATTGGCACAAGCAGAGCCAGACTTGCCCAACCTCTTGCCTGTGAGTAATGCTGATGCCCAGTTGCTATATCAATTAGATACGGCATCGATGCCACCTCTGGTGCGTCAGGTTTTTGACCGCAATACCCGCGACTTTAAAACCAGTTTGTTCGGCGCTTTAACTGATGCAGTAATGCAATGGCTAACCAAAACAGAAGTAGTCAGTGGTTACGTATTTGAACCGCAACGCAAAGCTGCGATCGGCTATTTTCAGGTGCAACTCGATCGCAAGGGTGAAGTTCCCCATGCTGCAACGCTGACAGTTCATCCTGCTTACACCTGGCTTTATCCAGAATTATTATCTCAACTGGCTCGTATTGCCCAAGATTTTCCCCAGCAAGGGTTACAACTAGCATCCTCAGACTATCAGGCAGAGCGAGAAGAATATTTGGAGCGAATTGGGGCAAAACGCATAGAACATACATTAGTGATGTCGCGCTCTGTGTGGCACAAGCTACGAGAGTCGAAATTCGTCTCCTTAGAAGGAATCCAGTGGACTGATATGCTGCAAGGTTTACAACCTACTCGTAAACCTATACCAGGTGGGATGTCATGGATACAACCAGGAAAGTTACCATCGTCAGATAAACCTCTGCCAAGCAAGCCAGAACCGATTAACTTTTCGGTAAAAAACCCTAGCATAGAAACATCGCCGATTGCTGAATCAGCAGATGGACAGCAGGAGAATTAG
- a CDS encoding YqeG family HAD IIIA-type phosphatase, whose protein sequence is MVWNNFLQPDLILEGSVLNLTPDIIQKYGLKGLVLDVDETLVPFTVGIASPELREWVEQIRTCTALCLVSNNLSEARIGGIARSLNLPYYLGAAKPSRRKIRAALRGMDLPVHQVGMVGDRLFTDVLAGNRLGMFTILVEPIVHADAALRSHPVRNFEVWISEILGASITPKKKKIHKS, encoded by the coding sequence ATGGTCTGGAACAATTTTTTACAGCCTGATTTGATTTTAGAGGGTTCAGTGTTGAACCTAACACCAGATATTATCCAAAAATACGGGCTTAAAGGGCTGGTATTGGATGTAGATGAAACTTTAGTACCCTTTACAGTCGGGATAGCTTCCCCAGAACTACGAGAGTGGGTAGAGCAAATCCGCACCTGTACTGCACTGTGTTTAGTGAGTAACAACCTCAGTGAAGCCCGAATTGGTGGAATTGCGCGATCGCTCAACTTACCTTACTACTTAGGTGCGGCCAAGCCTTCCCGACGCAAAATTAGAGCAGCACTTAGGGGAATGGATCTACCAGTACATCAAGTAGGAATGGTAGGCGATCGCTTGTTTACCGATGTTTTAGCAGGTAATCGTTTGGGAATGTTTACCATTTTAGTCGAACCAATTGTTCATGCCGATGCGGCTCTCCGCTCTCATCCCGTCCGCAACTTTGAAGTTTGGATATCTGAAATTTTGGGAGCCTCTATTACCCCCAAGAAAAAGAAGATTCACAAAAGTTGA
- the ruvX gene encoding Holliday junction resolvase RuvX — translation MDSRRISVISQEQPKPFISALGLDFGSKRIGVAGCDRTGLIATGITTIERTSFEQDVEQIRQIVDEREVQVLVMGLPYSMDGSLGFQAHQVQKFTKRLAKALNLPVEYMDERLTSFQAEQLLIAENRSPSRHKGLIDRKAAALILQQWLDVKRANSRSSVAAIEY, via the coding sequence ATGGACAGCAGGAGAATTAGTGTGATATCCCAAGAGCAACCAAAACCGTTTATTTCCGCGTTGGGACTAGATTTTGGCAGCAAGCGGATTGGTGTGGCTGGATGCGATCGCACGGGTTTAATTGCCACGGGAATCACCACAATTGAGCGCACATCTTTTGAGCAGGATGTCGAGCAAATCCGACAAATAGTTGATGAACGTGAGGTGCAAGTTCTAGTTATGGGCTTACCTTATTCAATGGATGGCTCACTAGGATTTCAGGCACATCAAGTTCAGAAATTTACTAAAAGACTTGCTAAAGCACTGAACCTACCTGTGGAATATATGGATGAGCGATTAACTTCATTTCAAGCAGAGCAACTGCTGATAGCTGAAAACCGCTCCCCATCACGCCATAAAGGTTTGATTGACCGCAAGGCAGCCGCTTTGATTTTGCAACAATGGCTGGATGTGAAGCGTGCCAACTCCCGCAGTTCAGTTGCAGCTATTGAATATTGA
- a CDS encoding DUF3727 domain-containing protein, translating to MFSSPFPEENDNAHAGSITLTDDKGRSLDCYIEHSLEVDGQEYVLLLPVDSPVEIFSWEGDGEEEEAVLVEDDTIIEQIFANAQAVLSEQNLILKNTAYALTVAGDLPPVEESELFTLEIEDEEADLEPEQLQLLASFYEEDQEYAIYTPLDPLLFFARITKTGEPELLSPEEFRKVQPLLEEHLFNEVE from the coding sequence ATGTTTTCCTCTCCATTTCCTGAAGAAAATGATAACGCTCATGCGGGTTCCATCACTTTAACCGATGACAAAGGGCGATCGCTCGATTGTTACATAGAGCATTCCCTGGAGGTAGATGGACAAGAATACGTTTTGCTTCTTCCTGTTGACTCACCTGTAGAAATTTTTTCTTGGGAAGGTGACGGTGAGGAAGAAGAAGCAGTTCTGGTAGAAGATGACACGATAATTGAGCAAATTTTTGCTAATGCCCAAGCTGTACTATCTGAGCAGAACTTGATATTAAAGAACACAGCTTATGCTCTGACTGTTGCAGGTGATTTACCGCCAGTGGAAGAATCAGAACTCTTCACCTTAGAAATCGAAGACGAAGAGGCAGATTTAGAGCCTGAGCAATTACAGTTACTCGCTAGCTTTTATGAAGAAGATCAGGAGTATGCAATTTATACACCCCTAGATCCTCTGTTGTTTTTTGCACGGATAACAAAAACAGGTGAACCCGAATTACTCTCTCCAGAGGAGTTCCGCAAAGTGCAGCCTCTGTTAGAAGAACATCTTTTTAATGAAGTTGAATAA